In one Lolium rigidum isolate FL_2022 chromosome 3, APGP_CSIRO_Lrig_0.1, whole genome shotgun sequence genomic region, the following are encoded:
- the LOC124698516 gene encoding serine carboxypeptidase 1-like isoform X1 translates to MHTHPIKMKRGLLVLWSLFCLWVANTATGSKPKHPVEFDQLIYVPQKQHASVNSSTASSSVHGGSQDYLREKDKIREMPGQKEEAEFDQYAGYVTVDANAGRALFYYFVESPHDPSKKPLVLWLNGGPGCSSFGAGAMLELGPFSVHSDNKTLYKKSHAWNTVANMLFVDIPAGVGYSYSNTTSDYHNTGDKKTTDDAYIFLVNWLERFVEYRDRDFFITGESYAGHYVPELANLIISNNRASNTTNVKLKGVAIGNADLQYNLTLRATFDYFWMHAMISGKTYRTIQASCSFNDTYTNDCDNAMNLALEEKGNVDDYSIYTPICQDASSPARSSDSVVFGDPCTSHYVSSYLNRPEVQRALHANTTGLSYPWMDCSSPVVFDNWKDSPETMLPSIKKLILSGTRVWLYSGDMDAVCSVTSTQYALDILDLPTETSWRPWRIDKEVAGYVVGYKGLVFVTVKGAGHMVPYYQPRRALALFSSFLEGKLPPQ, encoded by the exons ATATGTTCCACAAAAACAGCATGCATCTGTGAACAGCAGCACTGCTAGTTCATCAGTGCATGGTGGCTCACAAGATTATCTGCGGGAGAAGGATAAGATCAGAGAAATGCCAGGTCAGAAAGAAGAAGCAGAATTCGACCAATATGCAGGATATGTCACGGTTGATGCAAATGCTGGAAGGGCTTTGTTCTACTATTTTGTTGAGTCTCCTCACGATCCTTCGAAGAAACCACTAGTCCTATGGCTAAATGGAG gccctggttgttcATCCTTTGGAGCTGGAGCCATGCTAGAACTTGGACCCTTCTCTGTCCATAGTGACAACAAGACACTGTACAAGAAAAGCCATGCATGGAACACAG TGGCAAATATGCTGTTTGTTGATATCCCAGCAGGTGTGGGGTACTCATACTCCAACACAACATCAGACTATCACAACACTGGTGACAAAAAAACCACAGATGATGCATACATATTCCTTGTCAATTGGCTAGAGAGATTTGTTGAGTACAGGGATCGTGATTTCTTCATAACTGGCGAGAGCTACGCTGGCCACTATGTACCAGAGCTAGCTAATTTGATTATTTCTAACAACCGAGCCAGCAACACGACTAATGTCAAGCTTAAAGGTGTTGCC ATTGGCAATGCAGACTTGCAGTACAATTTGACTCTAAGAGCAACATTTGATTACTTCTGGATGCATGCTATGATTTCTGGAAAAACCTACAGAACTATCCAGGCCAGTTGTAGCTTCAACGACACCTATACTAACGATTGCGATAATGCCATGAACTTAGCTCTGGAGGAAAAAGGTAATGTCGATGACTATAGCATCTACACACCAATATGTCAGGATGCCTCCAGTCCTGCCAGATCAAGTGACTCG GTGGTGTTCGGTGATCCTTGCACAAGTCACTATGTCTCCTCTTACCTAAATCGTCCTGAGGTCCAAAGAGCCTTACATGCAAACACGACAGGGTTGAGCTACCCATGGATGGATTGCAG CAGTCCAGTTGTGTTCGATAACTGGAAAGATTCTCCGGAGACCATGCTGCCATCAATCAAGAAACTCATTTTAAGTGGCACAAGGGTATGGCTGTACAG CGGTGATATGGATGCAGTATGTTCTGTCACGTCGACCCAATATGCGCTAGACATTCTTGACCTGCCCACAGAAACATCTTGGCGCCCATGGCGCATCGACAAGGAG GTTGCCGGCTATGTGGTTGGGTACAAGGGCCTTGTGTTCGTGACAGTCAAAGGAGCAGGGCACATGGTTCCTTACTATCAGCCCCGCAGGGCGCTAGCGCTATTTTCATCCTTCCTCGAAGGAAAGCTTCCTCCACAATGA
- the LOC124698516 gene encoding serine carboxypeptidase 1-like isoform X2, whose translation MHTHPIKMKRGLLVLWSLFCLWVANTATGSKPKHPVEFDQLIYVPQKQHASVNSSTASSSVHGGSQDYLREKDKIREMPGQKEEAEFDQYAGYVTVDANAGRALFYYFVESPHDPSKKPLVLWLNGGPGCSSFGAGAMLELGPFSVHSDNKTLYKKSHAWNTVANMLFVDIPAGVGYSYSNTTSDYHNTGDKKTTDDAYIFLVNWLERFVEYRDRDFFITGESYAGHYVPELANLIISNNRASNTTNVKLKGVAIGNADLQYNLTLRATFDYFWMHAMISGKTYRTIQASCSFNDTYTNDCDNAMNLALEEKGNVDDYSIYTPICQDASSPARSSDSVVFGDPCTSHYVSSYLNRPEVQRALHANTTGLSYPWMDCSPVVFDNWKDSPETMLPSIKKLILSGTRVWLYSGDMDAVCSVTSTQYALDILDLPTETSWRPWRIDKEVAGYVVGYKGLVFVTVKGAGHMVPYYQPRRALALFSSFLEGKLPPQ comes from the exons ATATGTTCCACAAAAACAGCATGCATCTGTGAACAGCAGCACTGCTAGTTCATCAGTGCATGGTGGCTCACAAGATTATCTGCGGGAGAAGGATAAGATCAGAGAAATGCCAGGTCAGAAAGAAGAAGCAGAATTCGACCAATATGCAGGATATGTCACGGTTGATGCAAATGCTGGAAGGGCTTTGTTCTACTATTTTGTTGAGTCTCCTCACGATCCTTCGAAGAAACCACTAGTCCTATGGCTAAATGGAG gccctggttgttcATCCTTTGGAGCTGGAGCCATGCTAGAACTTGGACCCTTCTCTGTCCATAGTGACAACAAGACACTGTACAAGAAAAGCCATGCATGGAACACAG TGGCAAATATGCTGTTTGTTGATATCCCAGCAGGTGTGGGGTACTCATACTCCAACACAACATCAGACTATCACAACACTGGTGACAAAAAAACCACAGATGATGCATACATATTCCTTGTCAATTGGCTAGAGAGATTTGTTGAGTACAGGGATCGTGATTTCTTCATAACTGGCGAGAGCTACGCTGGCCACTATGTACCAGAGCTAGCTAATTTGATTATTTCTAACAACCGAGCCAGCAACACGACTAATGTCAAGCTTAAAGGTGTTGCC ATTGGCAATGCAGACTTGCAGTACAATTTGACTCTAAGAGCAACATTTGATTACTTCTGGATGCATGCTATGATTTCTGGAAAAACCTACAGAACTATCCAGGCCAGTTGTAGCTTCAACGACACCTATACTAACGATTGCGATAATGCCATGAACTTAGCTCTGGAGGAAAAAGGTAATGTCGATGACTATAGCATCTACACACCAATATGTCAGGATGCCTCCAGTCCTGCCAGATCAAGTGACTCG GTGGTGTTCGGTGATCCTTGCACAAGTCACTATGTCTCCTCTTACCTAAATCGTCCTGAGGTCCAAAGAGCCTTACATGCAAACACGACAGGGTTGAGCTACCCATGGATGGATTGCAG TCCAGTTGTGTTCGATAACTGGAAAGATTCTCCGGAGACCATGCTGCCATCAATCAAGAAACTCATTTTAAGTGGCACAAGGGTATGGCTGTACAG CGGTGATATGGATGCAGTATGTTCTGTCACGTCGACCCAATATGCGCTAGACATTCTTGACCTGCCCACAGAAACATCTTGGCGCCCATGGCGCATCGACAAGGAG GTTGCCGGCTATGTGGTTGGGTACAAGGGCCTTGTGTTCGTGACAGTCAAAGGAGCAGGGCACATGGTTCCTTACTATCAGCCCCGCAGGGCGCTAGCGCTATTTTCATCCTTCCTCGAAGGAAAGCTTCCTCCACAATGA